The stretch of DNA TGCATCACAAGCTGTCGAAGCGGCTGGACGGCCCGCTGCACAGCGGGAACGAGTACTTCGACGCGAAGGCCGTCACGGTCTATCCGACCGACCTGGCCAAGGCCAACGCCTTGCTCGATGCGGCCGGCCATTTGCGAAAGGCAGAGGGCACCCGTTTCGCGCTGACGCTGGACATCCCGACCTTCGACCCGGACAGCATGTCGCTGGTGGCCGAGTACCTGCGATCCCAGCTGCGGCGCGTGGGCATCGACATCACGCTGCGCATGTCCACCGATCTCGCCGACTGGTCCAACAAGGTCGGACAGTGGAACTATCAATTGACGATGAATTCGACGTGGAACTGGTCCGACCCGCTGGTGGGCGTGCATCGTTCCTTCCTCAGCTCGAACATCAAGAAGGTGGCGTGGAGCAACACGGGCGGCTATTCGAATCCGAAGGTGGACGACCTGCTCGATCGCGCGGCCGTGGAGCCGGACCCCGGCAGGCGCCGCGCCTTGTACGCGGATTTCCAGAAGACGGTCACCGCGGACTTGCCGCTGATCTGGACCAACGAAAGCATCTACGTCACGTTCCACCACAAGCGGGTGAAGAACGTTCCGAACGGCGTGTTCGGCGCGCTCGCGCCCTTCGACGAGATCGTGGTCGCATGATCGCGCTGTCTGCAGACGTCGGTGGCACGTTCACCGACCTCGTCATCGCGGACGGGCGCACCGGCGCGACCTATGCCGAGAAGGTGCTCAGCACACCGGGATCCAGCGACGCCATCTGCAACGGCATCGAGCGGCTGGCGCGCCGTGCCGGTGTGGCTGCGAGCGACATCGACAGCTTCGTCCACGGTTTCACGATCGCGACCAACGCCTGGCTCACCCGGTCGGGCGCGCGGGTGGCGCTCGCGGTCACTGCCGGCTTTCGCGATGTGCTCGAGATCGGCACGCAGCGCCGGCCGCAAACCTACTCGCTGACCCAGCAGCGGCTCGCGCCGCTGGTGCCGCGCTCCCGCGTGATCGAAGTCGACGAACGGACCGATTCGGCCGGCCAGGTGGTCCGTGCGCTGTCCGCGGCCGACGCGGCCCGCGCCGCCGATGCGATCGCTGCGGTCGAACCGGAAGCCGTGGCCGTGTGCCTTCTGTTCAGCCACCTCGACGACACGCATGAACGCCTGCTGCTGGAGGCGCTGCGCAAGCGCCTGCCCGACGTGCCGGTGTACCTGAGCAGCGTGATCAATCCGCAGATCGAGGAGTACCCGCGCGCCAACACCACCGTCACGGCCGCCTACGTGGGCCCGGCCGTCGACCAGTACATCGGAAAGCTGGAGCGCGCGTTGCCGAAGATCGGCGTGCGTGCGCCGATCCTGATGATGCGCAGCGACGGCGGCGTGTCGACGGTGCGCGCCGCGCGCGACAACCCCGCAAGCATGCTGCTCTCGGGACCGGCGGGCGGCGTGATCGCGGGACAGGGCATCAGCCACGACCTGGCCGTGCCCGAGCTCATCACCTTCGACATGGGCGGCACTTCGGCCGACTTCTCCCTGCTCAGCGACGGCCAGTCGCGCATGGCGAATGAGCGGCTGCTCAAGGGCGAAGTGCTGCGCATCGCGTCGCTCGACATCCAGACCATCTCGGCCGGTGGCGGCTCGATCGGCTGGGTCGATCTCGGTGGTGCCATCCGCGTCGGGCCCACATCGGCCGGCTCGGTGCCCGGCCCCGCGTGCTACGGCCTGGGCGGGGAGCACCCGACCTTGACCGACGCCGCGCTCATCACCGGGCTGCTGAATGCAGACGAGTATCTGAATGGCGAGATGCAGCTCGACCTGGCCGCCGCGCGCCGCGCCGTCGATGCGCATGTGGCGCAACCGCTGGGCGTGCCGATCGAGGAAGCGGCCTTCGGCATGCTGACGATGGCCAATGTCCAGATGGCGCAGGCGATCCGCGGGCTGTCGGTGGAGCGCGGCTACGACGTACGCAACTTCGCTTTGCTGTCGTTCGGCGGCGCCGGTTCGATCTTCGCGCCCTTCCTCGCACGCGACCTGGGCATGTCGGAGGTCTTGATTCCGCTGCGGCCGGGCGTTCTTTCCGCGGAGGGTCTGTTGCTGTCGGACATTCGTTACGCGCTGCAGAAATCCTTTCACGGATCCCTGGAGGCCGTTGCGCCCGAGGCCCTGCGAGAAGCCTACAAGGCGCTGCGGCAACGCGCCGAAGAGGCGTTCGCGCGGGACGAGGTCGCACCCGCCGACCGCGACATGCGGCCGCTCGCCGATCTGCGCTTCCAGGGACAGATGCACGAGCTGACGGTCGAGATGCCTGCCGCCGTGCTCGAAGACTGGTGGTCCGCGGCGGATGTGTTCGAGCTGTTCCGCGCGCGGCATGAACGCGAGTTCGGCTTCGCCGACGCGGCCTCGCCGGCGGAGATCGTCAACGTGCGCATCGAGGCGGTCGGGCGTGTGCGCAGGCCGCAGGCGCAGCAGGACACGCACCGCGATGACCGTGATGACAACAGCCGCCCCGCTGCGCCGCCGCGCACGCGCGACATCTATCTGGGGCCGCAAACGGGATGGGTGCGCAGCCGCGTCATGGCGCGCTCGCAACTGCGCGAGGGCGACACCGTCCCCGGCCCGCTGGTCGTCAATCAGCCCGACACGACCGTGTTCGTTCTGCCGCAGCAGAGCCTGTGCGTCGCACCGGGCGGCATTCTTCGAATCCGTGATCGCGAGGTAGCGCAATGAGTGGCGTGGCAAATCTTCTGGACCGCGATGTCTTCCAGTTCCAGCTCAGCGCGATCGCCGAGGAAATGTCGGCCGCACTGCGGCGCTCGGCGTTCTCGCCCATCATCTGGGACATGCTCGACTATTCCTGCGCGGTCTTCACGGCCGGCGGCGAATTGCTGGCGCAGGCCGAGACGATTCCTGCCCAGCTGGGCGTGATGGGCCATGCGCTGCAGGGCGCGGCCCGCGAGATCCCGCTCGACACCTGGCGGGAAGGCGATGTCCTCATCTGCAACGATCCCTACCGGGGTTGCACGCACACGCCCGACGTCGTTCTCTTCAGCCCGGTGTTCGCCGGCGGCCGGCTGGTCGCGATCGCCTCGACGATTGCCCATCATGTGGACATCGGCGGCAAGCTTCCCAGCACGACGGCGCCCGACAACCTGGAGGTGTTCGCCGAAGGCTTGCTGTTCCCGCCCATGAAGCTCGTGGAAGGCGGCGTTCGCAACGAAACCATCTTCAGGTTCATCGAAGGCAACGTGCGCAATCCGCGGGCTTGCATCGGCGACCTGTCGGCCCAGATCGCGGGCTGCCGCACCGGCGAGCGGCGCGTTGCCGAGCTGAGCGACCGCTACGGGCGCGAGCGATTCCTCGAGCTGGCCGGCGAATGCCTGGACTACGGCGAGCGCTATGTCCGCAACGCCCTGCGGGCGCTGCCCAGCGTGGTACGCCGCGCCGAGCTGCTGATGGAGGACGACGTCAGCAGCCCGGAACCCCTGCGCATCGCCGTCGAAGTGACGATCGGCGAGGCGGACATCACCATCGATTTCACCGGCACCGACCGGCAGCGGCGCAATGCCCTGAATTGCCCGCTGTCTTCCACCCACTCGATGGCGCTGTACGCCATTCGCGGCCTCACGGCGGCCGACGGCCCGCGCAATGAAGGCGGCAACCGAGCGGTGCGCATTCGCGTACCCGAGGGATCGTTCCTCAATCCGACGCGGCCGGCAGCGGTGGGCAATCGCCACTTCGCGCAGCAGGCGGTGGCCGACGTGGTCCTCAAGGCACTGGTCGACGTGGTGCCCGAGCGCTCGTCGGCCGGCTCGCAGATTTCCTTTCCCGGCCTGCGGGCCGGCGGCTTCGATCCGCGCGGCGGCCCCGCCGAGCCGCCGCGCTATTTCATCCTGCACGACATCATCGGCGGCGGCATGGGCGGCTTCGATGGCGGCGACGGGCTCGACGCGGTGGACACGCACGGCGGCAACTGCGGCGTCCTGTCGGCGGAGATCGTCGAGACGATCAGCCCTGTGCGCGTGCGGTGCAGCGAACTCGTTCAGGGGTCGGGCGGCCCGGGGCGGCAGCGCGGCGGACTCGCGATGCGCCGCGATTACGAGATGCTGGCCGACGACCTCATGGTCAGCGTCTTCTTCCAGCAAGGCAATGCAGCGACGGCGCCCTGGGGCGCATTCGGCGGCGAAGCCGGCCGGCCGGCTTCGGCGGTCCTGAACCCCGGTCGGCCCGACGCCCGCTCGCTGTCGACGAAGGCGATCGGCGTCGGGCTGCGTCGAGGTGATGTGGTGCGGCTGGAAAGCGCGGGCGGCGGGGGGTGGGGTCCGGCGAGCGAGCGCGACCCGGCCCTGACGGCCCGCGATGCCGGCGAGTCCTATGTCTGACAGTCATTCGATCGCGATACGCCAATCGGTCCAGACATCGGTGGAGCGGCCGGGCGACGGACTGGACCGATCGCTGTGGGCGCGGACCGCACCGGCAGCGCCGGCGCTGCCGGTGCTGCGCGGCAGCCACCGTGCCGAGGTGGTGGTGGTCGGCGCGGGATACACGGGGCTCGCCACGGCGCTGGCGCTGATCGAGCACGGCGTTCAGGTGGCCATCGTGGACGCTCGCGAACCCGGCTTTGGTGCCTCCGGCCGCAATGGCGGCCAGGTGATTCCGGTGTTCAAGCATGAACCCCAGGCCATCATGGCGCGCTTCGGCGAGGAAGCGGGACGCGACATGATCGACATGGTCATGCGCTCGGCCGACGATGTCTTCGCGCTGATCGACAAGTACGGCATTGCCTGCGACGCCGAGCGCACGGGCTGGATCCAGGGTGCCCGCAACGCCGCCAGCGGGCAGGTGCTGCATCGGCGCTGCCTGGCCTGGCGCAAGGTCGGCGCCGACGCGCGGCCGTTGGACGCCGACGAGATCGCGCAGCTGTCCGGCACCACGCATTTCCGATCGGGCTGGTTGCTCGGCAACGCCGGCAGCGTGAATCCGCTCAAGTACGCGCGTGGCCTGGCGAGCGCGGCCGTCGGCCGCGGCGCTTCGCTGTTCGTCGGTTCGCCGGTGGTCCGCCTCGAATCCGTGGACGGCGCATGGCGCGTCGCCACGCCGGAAGGCGAGCTTCATGCGCGCCGCGTCGTGCTCGCGACCAACGGGTACTCCACGCGCTTGTGGCCCGGTCTTCGCGAATCCATCGTGCCGCTGTATTCGATGCAGATCGCCACCGATCCGCTGCCCGCCGCGCTCGGCGCGAGCATCCTGCCGCGCCGGCAGACGATGACCGACGACCGGCACCTCGTTCACTACTTCCGGCGCGACGCGGCCGGGCGTTTCGTGATCGGCGCGCGCGGGCCTTTCCGGCCGGACCCGAGCGCCCACGACGCGCGCCGGCTGATCGCGATGGCCAGGCGTCTCTATCCGCAGCTCGATGAAGTCGCGTTTCCGTTTCGCTGGGCCGGCCGCGTCGCGATGACGCCCGATTTCATGCCACACCTGCACCGCCTGGCGCCGGGCCTGACGACCGCGCTCGGCTTCAATGGCCGGGGCGTTGCAATGACCGCCGCGATGGGCCGCGTGCTCGCACAGGCCTGCCTGGACGACGGCGACCGGCGGCTGCCCTACCCGGTGTCCGCACTGCGCCCGATTCCACTGCACCGCCTGCATCGCGCAGGGGTGCAAATGATGATGTCGTACTACCGTTTGCGCGACCGGCTCGCCTGAGCGCCGATCGCTCGCGAGCGGTGCGCCGGGTCTCTGCGCCATCGCTTCTCGGGCGCATCTGCAACGCCTGATTCAAGAGCTCCGCCACGCGCTGATACCGATAGACAATTGTCGATGGACAATGGCGGTGATGTTCGGAAGGGAATCCGGTATGTACCTGGCGCATCTGGTCTCCCACTACGGGTATGCCGCCGTGTTCGCCGGCAGCCTGCTCGAGGGCGAGTCCGTGCTGTTGCTGGCGGGTCTTGCGGCCCATCGCGGCTATCTCTCGTTGATCCCGGTCGTGGCGCTGGCGTTCTGCGGCGGGACGCTGGGCGATCAGATTCTTTTTCATCTGGGCCGCCGCTATGGCGCCGTCATGCTGCGCCGGTCGCCGGCCATGGCGGCGCGCATCCGGCTCGTCACGCCGCTGATTGAACGTCACCAGGCGGCCTTGATCATCGGCGTGCGATTCATGTATGGCCTGCGCCTCATCGGGCCCTTCGCGATCGGCATGACCGACGTGTCGGCCTTCCGGTTTGCGCGGCTGAACATGCTCGGCGCCGCGCTCTGGGCGCCGCTGTTCACGGGCCTGGGCTATCTGTTCGGTCAGACGCTGCACTGGCTGATCGCCGACCTCGATCGCTACGAAGGCATGGCCCTGTTGGCGGGTGTTGCCATCGCCGCCGCAGTGGGCCTGGTTCGCTGGCTGTGCATGCGCCGTCGCCGGCGAGCAGATGGATGCCCAAGGGCAAGCTCGTCCTGAGCGGGACGGCGCAGCAGTCGCGTCCCGCCGGGCTTTGTCAGGCAACGCAGGCGCGTGCCGCGTCGAGGATCACCTCCTCGGACGGAAACTTGCCGATGCCGGCCAGGCCCTCGGCGCCGCACTCGATGTTCGCCCAGCGCACGATGCCCTCGCGATCGATCAGGAACAGCGCCTTCAGCTGCGGCCACTGCCGCTCGACCTCGCCCTGGTCGGTCGGCGTGTAGGCGTAGCCATCGCGTTCCTGCATCAGCTTGGCCACCTCGGCGATCGGCAACGGTTCAGGCAGGTCGCCGAATGGATTGATGCGGGTCTCGGCCATGGCCTGCAGCATGTCGGGCGTGGGTTCCGGTTTGGGCACCCGGTAGGCACGGTGCGTTGTCAGATCGGGGTCGGCGGCCAGGCGCAGCCGCGTCGGCCGGAACTTGAAGTACAGCCGCGCGTTCTCCGGCTCGGTGGCCACCACGGCGACGGTCTCGACACCCAGCGCCTTCAGCCTGCTCTCGAAGTTGCCGAGCTGGACGAGCTGCCGCCGGCAGAACGGACACCACAGGCCCAACAGCAGCGCCAGGAACAGCGGACTGCGTCCGCGGTATTGGTCGAGTGAAACGACCTCGGGTCCGGCCACCGCCGGCAGCGCGAAGTCAGGGGCCGCGTCTCCCGGCGCCATGGGCGGAAGCATCGCCGCAGTTGAGGTTGTCATGTCCGGACTCCTTCCAACAAAAATCAGCAGAGGAATGGAAGCACCATCAAAGCGTCGGGCTCGAGTCCGGCGCGCTCGCACACGGCCTGCGCCTTGGCGAGATAGGTCTCGGCCTGTGCCGGGCGGCCCGTGTCAAGGTACAGCGTTGCCAAACCATCGTAGCAAGGAAACAGCAGTTGCGGCTCGTCGATCTGCTCGGCCAGTTGCAAGGCTTCCTGGTACCACGCGAACGCTTGCGCATGATCGCCGTGGCATTGGTGGATCTGGCCGAGAACGATCAGCGGCACGGCGAGGTGATCCAGCAGGCCGAGGCGGCGGTCCAGGTTTGCCGCCGCCTGTGCCGCCGCGATGCCCTCGGCCTCGCAGCGATTGGTCAGCGCGCAGTAGGCCACCGCCAGGTTGGCGTAGAGCCGCGACTGGAAGCCGAGATCCCCGACCTTCCTGGCGGTTTCGAGGCCACGCAGGCAGGTCTCGATGCTGCGCTGCGGATCGAGCGATGCATAGAGCACCCCGAGATTGGTGTAGCCGCGGCAGGCGGCCTGCAGCAGGTGTTGGGCTTCGGCCTGGGCGACGCTGCTTTCGATCTGTGTCACCGCCTCGATGGGCCTGCCCAGACGCGCCAGCGCAACGCCCAGCGTGTTGCATGCCTCGGCGCGCACGACGGTGGCCTCGCGCGCGCGCTCGGGAAGGCTGTCGTCGGCCGCCGGCAACGCCATCAGCGCGCGCTGTGCGAACGCCACGGCGGTGGCGTTGTCGCCGGCACGGAACGCGAACCGGCCCATCTCCTGGAGCAGGTGCCCGCGCTCGATGGCATCGCCGTCGTCGCCCAGGCGTTCCAGTCCGGCGCTGAAGCAGGCGCTGGCACGATCGCGCTCTCCTGCCTGCCAATGCAGGCCGCCCATCTTGCGCAGCAAGCGTGCGGCGCGGACCGGATCGTTCCGCTGTTCCACGGTCTGATACACGGTGTCGTAATGCGCCAGCGCCTCGGCGTGCTGCCCCTTGAGGCCCAGCAGATCGGCGATGCGCTCCCGCGCGTCGAGTTCCGCGGCCTCGACGGCGGCCGCCGGCGCCGACGTTTCCGCCGAGACTTCGGCCAGTGTGCGCAGCGCGCGTTCGTAGTGGCGCAGCGCGTCGTCGTTGGCATAGACCGCGCGTGCCCAGTCGCCGGCGTCCAGCAGGTAGCGCGCGCCGCGCACCTTGTCCGGCGACAGGCTCCAATGGTGGCCCAGCGCCTCCAGTTCGGCCAGACGGCCCGGACTGGAGGCTTCGTCTCCGATCGTCGACTGCGCTCGTGCGCCGAGCGCGGCTTCCAGCGCGAGGGCGGTGCGGCGGTGCAATTCGGCGCGCCGCGTCAGCAACAGGTTCTGGTAGGTCACCTCGTGCAGCAGCGCGTGCGTGAAGCGCCAGCGCTGCGCACCGCCGTCACCCTCGCTGCGGATCAGGTCGGCCGCGGCCAGCCGGGCCAGCGCTGCCGCCGTGGCTTGGGGCACATCGCCCGCGATGCGCAGCAGCAGGGTGCTGTCGAACTCGGCGCCGAGAACCGCGGCTTCCTGCAGCGTTCGGCGGTCGTCGCTGTCCAGCCGGTCGATGCGCGACAGCAGCAGGCCATACAGCGTGGCGGGAACGTCCATCGCCTCGTACGGCGCCTCGCACACCCAGCGATCCTCCTGGCGCACCAGCAGGCCGTTGCCCGCGAGGCTGCGAACGATTTCCTCGACAAACAGCGGGTTGCCGCCGGCGCGCGCTGCGACGAAATCGCGCACCGGCGCCAGGGCGGCGTCCGCCGGCGTGCCGAGGAGGTGATCCACGAGCGCCTGTGCGTCTGCGTTGCCCAGCGGACCCAGCTCGACCACCGCCTGCTGGGCGCGGGTGGGGCGCAGTGCACGCGCATCGGGGCGCTGCAGGACCAGCAGCATCAAGGGCCGGTCGGCCAGCTGGTCGGCCACCTCGCGCAGCAGATCGACCGACGCCGCGTCGGCCCAATGCAGATCGTCGACCACCACCATCAGCGGCCGCTGCGCCAACCGGCGCTCGATCAGCGAGCGCGCCGCCAGCGTGATCTGACGCTGCAACTGCTCGGGCTCGATATCGCGCGGCCGCGCATCATCCTGCAGGCCGAGCAGGTAGGGCAGTACCTGCGCGATCGCATCGGTTTCGTCGGCGTCGGCGCCGAGCGCCAGCAGCCCGTCGTGCAGCTTGCGCCGAGCCAGTTCGAGCGGATCCCCTGCGTCGACGCGATAGGCCTCGCGGAACAGCGCGCCGAAGGTGCCGTAAGTCGGCTCTCCGAGCGACGAACAGCTGGTACGGCGCACCGCCGTCGCCGCAAGCCGGCCATCGCGTTCCAGCCGCGCGAACAGTTCGGCCAGCAGGCGCGA from Variovorax sp. PBL-E5 encodes:
- a CDS encoding hydantoinase/oxoprolinase family protein is translated as MIALSADVGGTFTDLVIADGRTGATYAEKVLSTPGSSDAICNGIERLARRAGVAASDIDSFVHGFTIATNAWLTRSGARVALAVTAGFRDVLEIGTQRRPQTYSLTQQRLAPLVPRSRVIEVDERTDSAGQVVRALSAADAARAADAIAAVEPEAVAVCLLFSHLDDTHERLLLEALRKRLPDVPVYLSSVINPQIEEYPRANTTVTAAYVGPAVDQYIGKLERALPKIGVRAPILMMRSDGGVSTVRAARDNPASMLLSGPAGGVIAGQGISHDLAVPELITFDMGGTSADFSLLSDGQSRMANERLLKGEVLRIASLDIQTISAGGGSIGWVDLGGAIRVGPTSAGSVPGPACYGLGGEHPTLTDAALITGLLNADEYLNGEMQLDLAAARRAVDAHVAQPLGVPIEEAAFGMLTMANVQMAQAIRGLSVERGYDVRNFALLSFGGAGSIFAPFLARDLGMSEVLIPLRPGVLSAEGLLLSDIRYALQKSFHGSLEAVAPEALREAYKALRQRAEEAFARDEVAPADRDMRPLADLRFQGQMHELTVEMPAAVLEDWWSAADVFELFRARHEREFGFADAASPAEIVNVRIEAVGRVRRPQAQQDTHRDDRDDNSRPAAPPRTRDIYLGPQTGWVRSRVMARSQLREGDTVPGPLVVNQPDTTVFVLPQQSLCVAPGGILRIRDREVAQ
- a CDS encoding hydantoinase B/oxoprolinase family protein, giving the protein MANLLDRDVFQFQLSAIAEEMSAALRRSAFSPIIWDMLDYSCAVFTAGGELLAQAETIPAQLGVMGHALQGAAREIPLDTWREGDVLICNDPYRGCTHTPDVVLFSPVFAGGRLVAIASTIAHHVDIGGKLPSTTAPDNLEVFAEGLLFPPMKLVEGGVRNETIFRFIEGNVRNPRACIGDLSAQIAGCRTGERRVAELSDRYGRERFLELAGECLDYGERYVRNALRALPSVVRRAELLMEDDVSSPEPLRIAVEVTIGEADITIDFTGTDRQRRNALNCPLSSTHSMALYAIRGLTAADGPRNEGGNRAVRIRVPEGSFLNPTRPAAVGNRHFAQQAVADVVLKALVDVVPERSSAGSQISFPGLRAGGFDPRGGPAEPPRYFILHDIIGGGMGGFDGGDGLDAVDTHGGNCGVLSAEIVETISPVRVRCSELVQGSGGPGRQRGGLAMRRDYEMLADDLMVSVFFQQGNAATAPWGAFGGEAGRPASAVLNPGRPDARSLSTKAIGVGLRRGDVVRLESAGGGGWGPASERDPALTARDAGESYV
- a CDS encoding NAD(P)/FAD-dependent oxidoreductase, translated to MSDSHSIAIRQSVQTSVERPGDGLDRSLWARTAPAAPALPVLRGSHRAEVVVVGAGYTGLATALALIEHGVQVAIVDAREPGFGASGRNGGQVIPVFKHEPQAIMARFGEEAGRDMIDMVMRSADDVFALIDKYGIACDAERTGWIQGARNAASGQVLHRRCLAWRKVGADARPLDADEIAQLSGTTHFRSGWLLGNAGSVNPLKYARGLASAAVGRGASLFVGSPVVRLESVDGAWRVATPEGELHARRVVLATNGYSTRLWPGLRESIVPLYSMQIATDPLPAALGASILPRRQTMTDDRHLVHYFRRDAAGRFVIGARGPFRPDPSAHDARRLIAMARRLYPQLDEVAFPFRWAGRVAMTPDFMPHLHRLAPGLTTALGFNGRGVAMTAAMGRVLAQACLDDGDRRLPYPVSALRPIPLHRLHRAGVQMMMSYYRLRDRLA
- a CDS encoding DedA family protein → MYLAHLVSHYGYAAVFAGSLLEGESVLLLAGLAAHRGYLSLIPVVALAFCGGTLGDQILFHLGRRYGAVMLRRSPAMAARIRLVTPLIERHQAALIIGVRFMYGLRLIGPFAIGMTDVSAFRFARLNMLGAALWAPLFTGLGYLFGQTLHWLIADLDRYEGMALLAGVAIAAAVGLVRWLCMRRRRRADGCPRASSS
- a CDS encoding redoxin domain-containing protein, which codes for MTTSTAAMLPPMAPGDAAPDFALPAVAGPEVVSLDQYRGRSPLFLALLLGLWCPFCRRQLVQLGNFESRLKALGVETVAVVATEPENARLYFKFRPTRLRLAADPDLTTHRAYRVPKPEPTPDMLQAMAETRINPFGDLPEPLPIAEVAKLMQERDGYAYTPTDQGEVERQWPQLKALFLIDREGIVRWANIECGAEGLAGIGKFPSEEVILDAARACVA
- a CDS encoding ATP-binding protein, producing the protein MTITCVGCGGEVPPASSFCQRCGRRLAGPCRACGFACEAEFAFCPRCGADLGPGRAPSTVAPPPPPPPPAADSVDHEADRRLVTVLFADLTGFTSLAERTDPERLRAFQNALFETMAQAVARYEGFVEKFVGDAVMAVFGAPRAHEDDPVRAIQAAQEMLQAMQRLSLQWAGRLGGPVTLHIGIHTGPVVAGSLGGVAGGAGAAYAVTGDTVSTASRLLSAAAPGAVLVSETTQALARHRFSFLPAKTLALRGKAQPLRVHQLAGARDDVLSARGLAELGLAAPLVGRAEAMACLLAAFDRMHSGRAQVVSVVGEAGAGKSRLLAELFARLERDGRLAATAVRRTSCSSLGEPTYGTFGALFREAYRVDAGDPLELARRKLHDGLLALGADADETDAIAQVLPYLLGLQDDARPRDIEPEQLQRQITLAARSLIERRLAQRPLMVVVDDLHWADAASVDLLREVADQLADRPLMLLVLQRPDARALRPTRAQQAVVELGPLGNADAQALVDHLLGTPADAALAPVRDFVAARAGGNPLFVEEIVRSLAGNGLLVRQEDRWVCEAPYEAMDVPATLYGLLLSRIDRLDSDDRRTLQEAAVLGAEFDSTLLLRIAGDVPQATAAALARLAAADLIRSEGDGGAQRWRFTHALLHEVTYQNLLLTRRAELHRRTALALEAALGARAQSTIGDEASSPGRLAELEALGHHWSLSPDKVRGARYLLDAGDWARAVYANDDALRHYERALRTLAEVSAETSAPAAAVEAAELDARERIADLLGLKGQHAEALAHYDTVYQTVEQRNDPVRAARLLRKMGGLHWQAGERDRASACFSAGLERLGDDGDAIERGHLLQEMGRFAFRAGDNATAVAFAQRALMALPAADDSLPERAREATVVRAEACNTLGVALARLGRPIEAVTQIESSVAQAEAQHLLQAACRGYTNLGVLYASLDPQRSIETCLRGLETARKVGDLGFQSRLYANLAVAYCALTNRCEAEGIAAAQAAANLDRRLGLLDHLAVPLIVLGQIHQCHGDHAQAFAWYQEALQLAEQIDEPQLLFPCYDGLATLYLDTGRPAQAETYLAKAQAVCERAGLEPDALMVLPFLC